A part of Podarcis muralis chromosome 13, rPodMur119.hap1.1, whole genome shotgun sequence genomic DNA contains:
- the LOC114582947 gene encoding olfactory receptor 13H1-like: MQDVGENETEVTEFILVGWSDRPKARMGLMVLFIVSYAVILVGNGLIIVVVINDSRLHSPMYFFLCNLSIIDLCFSSTGIPQSIVNCLVDRPVMSLPLCYSQILLGLLFGTCECLLLAVMAYDRYVAISNPLRYTLIMNRNICITFAAMTWTTAFMVTIVPCLAKPARFCGNNEVDHLVCEFKAVFKLLCTDTSADTLGMFFTSTFTLVFPLIFIIFSYMRILVAIMRMHSDSEGGRMKAFSTCGSHLAVVVMYYGSCMASYLTPQSKETHLGDKIIFVFYAIATPMFNPLIYTLRNQEVMGSLKRLVSGKK, from the coding sequence ATGCAAGACGTAGGGGAAAATGAGACGGAAGTAACAGAATTTATCCTTGTGGGGTGGTCAGATCGACCCAAGGCAAGAATGGGATTGATGGTCCTCTTCATTGTATCCTATGCAGTCATCCTTGTTGGAAATGGACTCATTATTGTGGTGGTAATAAATGACTCCCGGTTGCACAGTCCTATGTACTTTTTCCTCTGTAATTTGTCCATCATTGACCTTTGTTTCTCATCGACTGGCATCCCACAATCTATAGTCAATTGTTTAGTGGATAGACCTGTTATGTCCCTTCCGCTGTGCTATTCTCAAATTCTTCTGGGTCTCCTTTTTGGAACGTGTGAATGTTTGCTGCTGGCTGTCATGGCTTATGATCGCTATGTGGCCATTTCCAACCCACTGCGATATACGCTCATCATGAACAGGAATATTTGTATCACCTTTGCTGCTATGACATGGACTACTGCCTTCATGGTTACAATAGTTCCCTGTCTTGCGAAGCCAGCACGATTCTGTGGGAACAATGAGGTGGACCATTTAGTATGTGAATTCAAAGCTGTCTTTAAGTTACTCTGCACTGATACCTCTGCTGATACATTGGGCATGTTTTTTACAAGCACATTCAcgcttgttttccctctgattTTCATCATTTTTTCTTATATGCGCATTCTTGTCGCCATCATGAGAATGCACTCAGATTCTGAAGGGGGTAGGATGAAGGCTTTTTCTACATGTGGGTCTCATTTGGCTGTGGTGGTCATGTACTATGGCTCATGTATGGCCTCCTACCTCACCCCTCAGAGTAAAGAAACCCATTTAGGTGACAAGATAATTTTTGTATTTTACGCAATAGCCACCCCCATGTTTAATCCTCTGATTTATACACTCCGGAATCAGGAAGTAATGGGGTCTTTGAAGAGACTGGTGAGTGGAAAAAAGTAA
- the LOC114582946 gene encoding olfactory receptor 13H1-like has translation MQEVGENETAVTEFVLIGWSGRPKARMGLMAFMIIAYLITVVGNGLIVVVVIADPRLHNPMYFFLCNLSILDLCMSSSGVPQSIANCMVDRPVISFPLCLTQLYTGLFFGTTECFLLAVMAYDRFIAISNPLRYMLIMNNTVCTVLASVTWFSAFMLTVVPCLAKPARFCGNNEVDHLSCEFKAVFKLICSDTSMSQISIFFTSTVTLVLPLGFILFSYMRILAAILRMKSGGRIKAFSTCGSHLAVVCMFYGTCIFTYLLPQNKNTRFVDKIISAFYGVLTPMFNPLIYTLRNQEVLGALKKLLFTKSL, from the coding sequence ATGCAGGAAGTAGGAGAAAATGAGACCGCAGTGACTGAATTTGTTCTCATTGGATGGTCGGGCCGCCCCAAGGCAAGGATGGGGTTAATGGCGTTCATGATAATTGCATATTTGATTACAGTTGTTGGAAATGGACTCATTGTGGTGGTGGTCATAGCTGATCCCCGGCTCCACAACCCCATGTATTTTTTCCTGTGCAATTTGtccatccttgatctgtgcatgtCATCATCTGGAGTCCCCCAGTCTATAGCCAACTGCATGGTGGACAGACCTGTCATATCTTTTCCTTTATGCCTCACCCAACTCTACACTGGCCTTTTCTTTGGCACAACCGAATGCTTCCTTCTTGCTGTCATGGCTTATGATCGATTCATTGCCATCTCCAACCCACTGCGCTACATGCTCATAATGAACAATACAGTTTGCACCGTCTTGGCTTCTGTGACTTGGTTTAGTGCCTTTATGCTAACAGTAGTCCCCTGCCTTGCAAAGCCAGCTAGATTCTGTGGAAACAATGAGGTGGACCATTTATCATGTGAATTTAAAGCTGTTTTCAAACTCATTTGTTCAGATACCTCTATGAGCCAAATAAGCATATTCTTCACTAGCACTGTGACACTGGTTCTGCCCCTTGGCTTCATCCTTTTTTCTTACATGCGTATCCTTGCAGCTATCCTGAGGATGAAATCAGGAGGCAGGATAAAGGCATTTTCCACCTGTGGGTCCCACCTGGCTGTGGTTTGCATGTTCTATGGCACATGCATATTTACATACCTCCTCCCTCAAAATAAGAACACGCGTTTCGTTGACAAAATAATTTCTGCATTTTATGGAGTGCTGACGCCCATGTTTAATCCTTTAATTTATACACTCAGAAACCAGGAAGTGTTGGGAGCATTGAAGAAGCTTCTGTTTACAAAAAGCTTATAG
- the LOC114582945 gene encoding olfactory receptor 13H1-like → MQQAGENETEVTEFILTGWSDRPKSRMALMTFLIISYSIIVIGNGLIILVVIHDPKLHNPMYFFLCNLAILDLCLTTTAIPQSIANCLVDRPVMLLPLCYAQMYSLLLFGTTECFLLAVMAYDRYVAISNPLRYTMIMNRTVCILLATATWTASFMITVIPSIINPIRFCGNNEVDHIGCEVKSIIKLICAESSSSQISMYFTSTLTLVLPLAFILFSYMRILVTILRIHSEGGRTKAFSTCGSHLTVVIMYYGTAIFTYLLPQNAGTHEIDKIISPFNSVLTPMFNPLIYTLRNQEVLGALKKLISKKKPDMTY, encoded by the coding sequence ATGCAGCAAGCGGGAGAAAATGAGACAGAAGTGACTGAATTTATTCTCACTGGGTGGTCAGATCGACCCAAATCAAGAATGGCTTTAATGACCTTTTTGATCATTTCCTATTCAATAATAGTTATTGGAAATGGACTTATTATCTTGGTAGTCATACACGATCCAAAGCTACATAatcccatgtatttcttcctctGCAATTTGGCCATCCTTGACCTCTGCCTCACAACAACAGCAATCCCGCAATCGATAGCTAATTGCTTAGTGGACAGACCTGTAATGCTTCTTCCTTTGTGCTATGCACAGATGTATTCTCTTCTTCTGTTTGGTACAACAGAATGTTTCCTTCTGGCTGTCATGGCTTATGATCGTTATGTTGCCATTTCCAATCCACTGCGCTACACCATGATTATGAACAGAACAGTGTGCATCCTCCTCGCCACTGCAACatggactgcttcctttatgatTACTGTGATTCCATCTATTATTAATCCCATTCGATTCTGTGGAAACAATGAGGTTGACCATATAGGATGTGAAGTTAAATCTATTATTAAGCTCATTTGTGCAGAGTCCTCTTCAAGCCAGATAAGCATGTACTTCACTAGCACTTTGACACTGGTTCTCCCTCTGGCCTTCATCCTTTTTTCCTACATGCGCATTCTTGTGACCATCCTTAGGATCCACTCAGAAGGAGGTAGGACAAAGGCTTTCTCCACCTGTGGTTCCCATCTGACTGTAGTGATCATGTACTATGGCACAGCTATATTCACTTACCTCCTTCCACAAAATGCAGGGACACATGAGATAGATAAAATAATATCTCCATTTAATTCAGTGCTGACTCCCATGTTTAATCCTTTAATTTATacactcagaaaccaagaagtcTTGGGAGCATTGAAAAAACTGATAAGTAAGAAAAAACCAGACATGACATATTAA
- the LOC114582944 gene encoding olfactory receptor 13H1-like: MQEVGENETAVTEFILIGWSGRPKSRMVLMTVFIISYFITVLGNGLIVVVVICDPRLHNPMYFFLCNLSIIDLCLTTTSLPQSIANCLVDRPVMSLAACYTQMYSILLFGTTECFFLAVMAYDRYIAISNPLRYTLIINRTVCIMLATSTWVAAFLITVVPCLAKPARFCGNNEVDHIGCEFKSMFKLICTDTSMSQISVYFTSTLSLIIPLSFILFSYMRILAAIVRMHSEGGRMKAFSTCGSHLAVVTMYYGTAIFVYLFPQNEKTHEMEKVLAAFSAVLTPVFNPLVYTLRNQEVLGALKRLLGNKKPGITY; the protein is encoded by the coding sequence ATGCAGGAAGTAGGCGAAAATGAGACAGCTGTGACTGAATTTATCCTCATCGGTTGGTCAGGTCGACCCAAGTCAAGGATGGTTTTAATGACAGTTTTTATAATTTCCTACTTCATAACAGTTCTTGGGAATGGACTTATTGTTGTGGTAGTGATATGTGACCCACGGCTACACAACCCCATGTATTTTTTCCTCTGCAATTTGTCCATTATTGACCTCTGCCTCACAACAACATCGCTCCCACAATCTATAGCCAACTGCTTAGTGGACAGGCCTGTAATGTCTCTTGCTGCATGCTATACACAAATGTATTCTATTCTCTTATTTGGTACAACTGAATGTTTCTTCCTGGCTGTCATGGCTTATGACCGATACATTGCCATCTCTAATCCACTGCGCTACACACTCATCATTAACAGGACAGTGTGCATCATGTTGGCCACTTCCACATGGGTGGCAGCCTTTCTTATAACAGTAGTCCCTTGTCTTGCTAAGCCAGCTAGGTTTTGTGGAAACAATGAGGTGGACCATATAGGATGTGAATTCAAATCTATGTTTAAGCTCATTTGTACGGATACCTCTATGAGCCAAATAAGCGTATACTTCACCAGCACTTTGTCACTAATTATTCCCCTTAGTTTTATTCTTTTCTCCTATATGCGCATTCTAGCAGCCATTGTAAGAATGCACTCAGAAGGAGGCAGAATGAAGGCTTTCTCTACATGTGGGTCTCACCTGGCGGTAGTGACTATGTACTATGGCACAGCCATATTTGTCTACCTTTTCCCTCAGAATGAGAAGACTCATGAGATGGAAAAAGTACTTGCAGCATTCAGTGCAGTGCTTACACCTGTGTTTAACCCTTTAGTTTACACACTCAGAAACCAGGAAGTTTTAGGAGCACTGAAGAGACTTTTAGGTAACAAAAAGCCAGGCATCACATACTAA